A segment of the Desulfofundulus kuznetsovii DSM 6115 genome:
TTGCCGGGAGAACGTTGACTCCCGTCCGGCCGGGAATGTTGTAAAGCATTACCGGAAGATTGGTACTGTTGGCAATGGCCTTAAAATGCTCATATAACCCGTCCTGGGACGGCTTGTTGTAATAAGGCGCCACGAGCATTACGCCGTCCACGCCCACCTTTTCGGCCATCTGGGTGAGGGTGATACTCTCGGCAGTGTTGTAGCTCCCGGTTCCGGCAATTACCGTAGCCTGCCCGCCAACCTCTTCCACCACCACCCGGAAGAGCTCAATCTTCTCGTCCTTGGTCAGGGTGGGAGACTCACCGGTAGTACCACACACTACCAGTCCATCGGAACCGGATTGTACCAGATAACGGGCCAGTTTTCTGGCTTGCTGGAAATCCACCGCCAGATCCTTACCAAAGGGCGTCACCATAGCGGTGAGCACACGCCCAAAATCAACGGCCAAAATATTCACCTTCCTTCTTCCGTATTAAGGCGTACCGCTTTACCCACTACCTATGCGCCACTGATAAACTGACGATGCAGTGCCCGCACAGCCCTTTCCATATCCTCCTGCCTGACCAATACCCAGATGGTAGTGTGGGAATCGCTGGACTGCAAAATAGGAATATTTTCTTTGGTCAGGGCATCCACAATTGAGGCCATCACCCCGGGAACACCGGTCATGCCGGCACCCACGGCCGCTACTTTGGCACAACCCGGTATAATCTCCGCGACAAAACCTGTGTTTTCCAGCACCTGGGCGGCTTTCTCGGCAACCTCCTCCTTAACGGTAAATACCACCTGGTCAGGATAAACGTTGATAAAATCAAGGCTAATACCTGCCAGGGCCAGGCCTTTAAACAACCGGCGTTGCTCTTTTAAACCTTCCGGACCTCCCTTTGTGTTTACTTTAAACTGGACTACGTTGGGAATCTGGGTGATACCCGTAATCGTCCGGTCCCTGGTTATATCAATGGTTCCCTTATATACTTCACCGGAACTGGTCACCAGTGTACCGGGGGCATCGCTAAAAGTAGATTTCACTCGCAGGGGAATGTTCTTTTGCATCACAATTTCCACCGCCCTGGGATGCACCACCTTGGCTCCTTCATGGGCCAGCTGGCAGATTTCGTCGTAGGTGACCATCTCTCTGGCCACGGCATCGCTTACGATGCGGGGATCTGCAGTCATAATCCCATCCACATCGGTATAAATATCAACATATTCGGCATTAAGGGCCACTCCCAGGGCTGCAGCGGTGGTGTCGCTACCTCCCCGGCCCAGGGTGGTAATCTCGCCTTCCTCACTGATCCCTTGGAAACCGGCCACTACCACTATCTTGCCCTCCCGGGCGTATTTTAAGACGGCCTCGGGTTTAACCCGCAGGATTCTTGCCTCGGTAAAGCTGTTATCGGTAATAATCCCGGCCTGGGCACCGGTAAGAAAAACTGCCGGGTAACCCATTTTTTCCAGGGTGGCCACCATCACCACACCGGAAATAATCTCGCCACAGGACATCAACAAATCCATTTCCCGGGGAGAAACATTGCGGTTGATTTGCTTGACCATATTGATCAGGGTATCGGTAGCATAGGGATCACCATTGCGCCCCATGGCCGAAACGACCACTACCGGCATATAACCCTCTTCCTTTGCCGCCACCACCTTGGCAGCCACCATCTCCCGCCCTTGTGGCGTGGCTACGGATGTACCACCAAATTTTTGCACTAAAAACTTCATTTACTGCCTCCCCCGAAGACAACGGTATTTAATCAACAATTCAGCAATTTGCACCGCATTGGTGGCTGCACCTTTGCGCAGCTGATCTGCCACCACCCAGAGGTTAAGCCCCCGCTCCACGGAGTTATCCTCCCGGATGCGGCCTACAAAGACTTCATCCCGGTGGGAACAGAAAAGGGGCATGGGATATTCATTCCGGACCGGGTTATCCAGGACAACGACACCCGGGAAACCGGCCAGCACCTCCCTGGCCTTCTGGGCGGTCAGTTTTTCTATGGTTTCCACATTGACCGATTCGGAATGGCTGCGGTAAACCGGAACCCGTACCGTAGTAGCCGTAATGGCCAGCTGGTCGTCATGGAGAATCTTGCGGGTTTCCTTTACCATCTTCCACTCTTCTTTAGTATAGTCCATCTCCTGAAATACATCAATGTGGGGAATGAGGTTAAAAGCTATTTGATAAGGAAAAACTTTGGGCGGGTAATCGCCGCCATCCAGGACGGCCCGGGTTTGGGCGGTGAGCTCTTCGATAGCCTCCATACCGGCACCGGAAACGGCTTGATAGGTGGAAACCACCACCCGCTTGATTCCCGCCACATCTTTAATTGCTTTTAAAGGAACTACCATGATGATTGTGGAACAATTCGGGTTGGCAATAATCCCCTGGTGCCACTTCACATCTTCCGGATTCACCTCGGGCACCACCAGGGGAACCCTGGGATCCAGCCGGAAATTGCTGCTGTTGTCAATCACCACACAGCCCTGTTCTACTGCCGCCGGGCCGAACTCTTTACTGGCGGCCCCGCCGGCAAAAAGGGCGATATCCATACCGGCAAAGGAGTCAACACTGGTTTCCTGGACTGTGTAAGTCCTGCCCCGGAAGACCATTTGCTTTCCGGCCGAACGGCTGGTGGCGCACAGTTTCAGTTCTCCCACGGGAAAGTTTCTTTCTTCCAGTACCTTTAAAATTTCCTGCCCCACCGCGCCGGAGGCACCAACAACCACTATATTGTACAAAGAAAAATTCCTCCTTTCGGAAACAAGCACCGAAAATTGTTTTTATTGGGCCTGACACCATTAAATGGCACGTCCACTTTAAAATCAAAAAACCGGCCCGCTCGGTTCAGGTACGGGCCTCATGTGAAAAAATCTTTCTTTGGCTACCCCCGTAACCAGTCATCACGACACATTCACGAGCACAGGCTGTATCTGCTTTCCCTCCAGGGCAAGAAGAACTGTATCAATAATGAGGTCCATCTTTGCCTTCAGGGAATTGGGTTTCTCAAGGGGATTGTCCTGGCCAAAGGGAACCAGGTAAATATTCTTGGTATTTAAAAGCAAGCCCAGATTCTTGGCGTTCATGCTCAACCCGTCGTTGGTGGAAATGGCCAGAACCACGGGACGCAGGTTGCGCAGGTGAGCTTTGATGGCCATCAACACCGGGCCGTCAGTAATACCGTTGGCCAGCTTGGCAAGCGTGTTCCCTGTACACGGTGCCACCACCAGCACGTCTAAAAGCTTGCCCGGCCCGATGGGTTCAGCCCCTGTAATGCTGTTTATGGGCGCACGACCGGTGATTTTCCCCAGAAGATCCTTCCACTTCTGAGCCGGGCCATATTTGGTATCGGTGCCATCCACCACCGCGCTGATGATGGGGTAAACAACAGCACCTTCCCTGACCAGGTTCTCGACCTGGACCATCACTTCATCCAGAGTACAGTGGGAACCGGTAACGGCAAAACCCACCCGTATATCTTTCAAACGCATGACTAGCACCTCCGCCTAGAGAGCCGAAAGCTAGAGGGCCAATTGTTCGGCCAGCAGCCTGGGAACAACCCTGGCCAGGATTTCCCCGGCGGTCTGCGGTGCCACCCTGCCGGGTAATCCGGGAAGCAAAAGGGCAGTAATACCAAGCCGTCGGGCAACCTCAAAATCGGTGCCGCCGGGGGAAGAAGCCAGATCTAGAATTAAAGTGCCGGGCCGTACCCGCAAAAGGACCCGCTCGTCTAGCACCAGGGCCGGTATGGTATTGAAAATAACGTCCGCCTCTGATGCTACGGTCGGAAGTCCAGGTAAATCGGCAGTTCCCAGCCCCATCTCAAAGGCCCTGGCCCGCTGGGAAGGATTACGGGCTACCACCACGGTGCGGGCCCCCAGGGCATGCAACATGCGGGCCAGAGTGGTACCGGTCCGCCCAAAACCCAGCACAACGGAGTTACTGCCGTGAATAGTGATGGGCAGCTTCTCCATGGCCACCTGGATAGCCCCTTCCGCGGAAGGAATGGAATTTAATATGGCTACTTCATCTATTTCCATTAGCTCAATTAGACGGAGGTTTGCCCGGGCCGTCATTTCCTTGAGCTTTGGCCTGGCCATGCCTACCAATACCGGCGAGCCAGGGACTAACAAGGTCAGGTGTTCCTCCAGTAAAACCAGCGGCTGCTCCAGGTATGCCGTGTGAATGCGGCCCTGGTTGTCGATCCCGGGCACGGGCAAGATCAAAGCGTTAGCTCCGGCCAGGGCCCGGGCGATTTCCCCACAGGGAGTGATATTCTTCCCCTCAACTGGTAATCCTACTACTTTCAGGTGTGCCCCTAATACTGCCAGCCGTTCAACCAGGATCTTCTCCCTGGCATCACCGCCAAGTACGGCCAATGTCATCCCGTGCAGATCTGGCTGCATGGCCGGCAAACCCTCCTTGGGCTTCTCGTATTTACCACCAATATATGAGGGGCCGAAAGGGGAGGTGCTTGTCATGGGTTATTCGAAAAGCAGGTTCTCCAGTCCGTATACCACTCCTTCCAGATGCATCACCCGGCGAATAGCTAACAGCACACCGGGCATAAAGGATTCCCGGGAAATGGAGTCGTGCCTGATGCTCAAGGTTTGCCCCAGGCCGCCGAAGATGACTTCCTGATGGGCCACCAACCCTGGCAGGCGCACACTATGGATACGGATACCCCCGTCAAAAGAGCCGCCACGGGCACCAGGGATTTTTTCCACTTCCGTGGGCAAACCCTGGCGGAAATCTCCCCGCGCAGCAGCCACTACTTCGGCAGTTTTGATGGCGGTACCCGAAGGGGCATCCAGCTTTTGATCGTGGTGCAATTCAATGATTTCCACATGGGGCAGGTACCTGGCCGCTTCAGCGGCAAAACGGATCATCAAAACTGCCCCGATGGCAAAGTTGGGGGCAATCACGCAACCCAACTTGAGTTCTTCGGCCAGGGCACGGATTTCTTCCAGTTCCCTGCTACTCATTCCGGTGGTACCCACCACCGGACGCACGCGGTGACGGAGGGCCGTCTTGATATTCTCCGCCACCACGTCGGGGGTGGTAAAGTCGACCATTACGTCGGGGCGGGTTTCCGCCAGCACCTTTTCCAGATCCCCCTGCAGGGTTACCCCCACCTCCGGAGCACCCCACAGGGGGCCCACATCCTGGCCTTCTCCCCGCACATCCACTGCTCCCACCAGGACCATATCCTCAGCCTGCCACACGGTCTTCAAGACTTCCCGACCCATCCGGCCGCACGCACCCGTTACGACAACTCTGATCAATGTTAAACCCGGTTTACGCTTTGGGGGACAGGGATGCTTCCCGTCCCCAATCCCGGCAAAA
Coding sequences within it:
- the dpsA gene encoding dipicolinate synthase subunit DpsA; translation: MQPDLHGMTLAVLGGDAREKILVERLAVLGAHLKVVGLPVEGKNITPCGEIARALAGANALILPVPGIDNQGRIHTAYLEQPLVLLEEHLTLLVPGSPVLVGMARPKLKEMTARANLRLIELMEIDEVAILNSIPSAEGAIQVAMEKLPITIHGSNSVVLGFGRTGTTLARMLHALGARTVVVARNPSQRARAFEMGLGTADLPGLPTVASEADVIFNTIPALVLDERVLLRVRPGTLILDLASSPGGTDFEVARRLGITALLLPGLPGRVAPQTAGEILARVVPRLLAEQLAL
- the dapA gene encoding 4-hydroxy-tetrahydrodipicolinate synthase, which produces MAVDFGRVLTAMVTPFGKDLAVDFQQARKLARYLVQSGSDGLVVCGTTGESPTLTKDEKIELFRVVVEEVGGQATVIAGTGSYNTAESITLTQMAEKVGVDGVMLVAPYYNKPSQDGLYEHFKAIANSTNLPVMLYNIPGRTGVNVLPATVARLAQIENIVAIKEASGSLDQVSELRRSLPDDFAIYSGDDSLTLPMMALGAKGVVSVCSHVVGLRIKEMVNAFTAGNTTLATQIHLELFPVFKTMFITTNPVPIKAALNLLGYQVGAPRLPLVEATAQEKETIKNVLASLKLI
- a CDS encoding dipicolinate synthase subunit B; translated protein: MRLKDIRVGFAVTGSHCTLDEVMVQVENLVREGAVVYPIISAVVDGTDTKYGPAQKWKDLLGKITGRAPINSITGAEPIGPGKLLDVLVVAPCTGNTLAKLANGITDGPVLMAIKAHLRNLRPVVLAISTNDGLSMNAKNLGLLLNTKNIYLVPFGQDNPLEKPNSLKAKMDLIIDTVLLALEGKQIQPVLVNVS
- the dapG gene encoding aspartate kinase, with the translated sequence MKFLVQKFGGTSVATPQGREMVAAKVVAAKEEGYMPVVVVSAMGRNGDPYATDTLINMVKQINRNVSPREMDLLMSCGEIISGVVMVATLEKMGYPAVFLTGAQAGIITDNSFTEARILRVKPEAVLKYAREGKIVVVAGFQGISEEGEITTLGRGGSDTTAAALGVALNAEYVDIYTDVDGIMTADPRIVSDAVAREMVTYDEICQLAHEGAKVVHPRAVEIVMQKNIPLRVKSTFSDAPGTLVTSSGEVYKGTIDITRDRTITGITQIPNVVQFKVNTKGGPEGLKEQRRLFKGLALAGISLDFINVYPDQVVFTVKEEVAEKAAQVLENTGFVAEIIPGCAKVAAVGAGMTGVPGVMASIVDALTKENIPILQSSDSHTTIWVLVRQEDMERAVRALHRQFISGA
- the dapB gene encoding 4-hydroxy-tetrahydrodipicolinate reductase — encoded protein: MIRVVVTGACGRMGREVLKTVWQAEDMVLVGAVDVRGEGQDVGPLWGAPEVGVTLQGDLEKVLAETRPDVMVDFTTPDVVAENIKTALRHRVRPVVGTTGMSSRELEEIRALAEELKLGCVIAPNFAIGAVLMIRFAAEAARYLPHVEIIELHHDQKLDAPSGTAIKTAEVVAAARGDFRQGLPTEVEKIPGARGGSFDGGIRIHSVRLPGLVAHQEVIFGGLGQTLSIRHDSISRESFMPGVLLAIRRVMHLEGVVYGLENLLFE
- a CDS encoding aspartate-semialdehyde dehydrogenase codes for the protein MYNIVVVGASGAVGQEILKVLEERNFPVGELKLCATSRSAGKQMVFRGRTYTVQETSVDSFAGMDIALFAGGAASKEFGPAAVEQGCVVIDNSSNFRLDPRVPLVVPEVNPEDVKWHQGIIANPNCSTIIMVVPLKAIKDVAGIKRVVVSTYQAVSGAGMEAIEELTAQTRAVLDGGDYPPKVFPYQIAFNLIPHIDVFQEMDYTKEEWKMVKETRKILHDDQLAITATTVRVPVYRSHSESVNVETIEKLTAQKAREVLAGFPGVVVLDNPVRNEYPMPLFCSHRDEVFVGRIREDNSVERGLNLWVVADQLRKGAATNAVQIAELLIKYRCLRGRQ